In a genomic window of Mus pahari chromosome 8, PAHARI_EIJ_v1.1, whole genome shotgun sequence:
- the Slc35f4 gene encoding solute carrier family 35 member F4 has product MDVKAAPNGVATIEDRILRITGYYGYYPGYSSQKSTTRSSVTRCKPGPNCPSSHSSISRQLSPLSVTEDSSAPILELQSRGSSGVCGRRVERQSRSGDDGTQTHPESSSQENGLKARCLSCTSMVLKTIWGLLIILSVSSSWVGTTQIVKITYKNFYCPFFMTWFSTNWNIMFFPVYYSGHLATAQEKQSPIKKFRECSRIFGEDGLTLKLFLKRTAPFSILWTLTNYLYLLALKKLTATDVSALFCCNKAFVFLLSWIVLKDRFMGVRIVAAIMAITGIVMMAYADNFHADSIIGVAFAVGSASTSALYKVLFKMFLGSANFGEAAHFVSTLGFFNLIFISFTPIILYFTKVEHWSSFAALPWGCLCGMAGLWLAFNILVNVGVVLTYPILISIGTVLSVPGNAAVDLLKQEVIFNVVRLAATIIICIGFLLMLLPEEWDEITLRFINSLKEKKSEEHVEDLTDVSVHLRSRSRVNGTVSIPLA; this is encoded by the exons GTACCACCAGATCATCAGTTACTCGATGCAAACCAGGACCCAACTGCCCCAGCTCACACAGCAGCATCAGCAGGCAACTATCCCCTCTGTCGGTCACAGAAGATTCTTCTGCTCCTATTCTTGAACTTCAGAGCCGAGGATCCTCTGGAGTTTGTGGTCGAAGAGTGGAGAGACAGAGCAGATCAG GGGATGATGGGACACAGACTCATCCTGAGAGCAGCAGCCAAGAAAACGGACTCAAGGCTCGCTGCCTGTCCTGCACATCCATGGTTCTGAAGACCATCTGGGGACTCTTGATCATCTTGTCAGTGTCATCATCTTGGGTTGGAACCACACAAATTGTAAAAATCACTTACAAGAATTTTTACTGTCCCTTCTTCATGACATGGTTTTCAACAAACTGGAACATTATGTTTTTCCCAGTCTATTATTCTGGCCATCTAGCCACGGCTCAAGAAAAGCAGTCGccaataaaaaaattcag gGAATGCAGTCGGATTTTTGGTGAAGATGGCCTGACACTGAAGCTCTTTCTTAAAAGAACTGCTCCTTTTTCTATTCTGTGGACTTTGACAAATTACCTGTATTTACTGGCTTTAAAGAAGCTGACGGCCACTGATGTCTCTGCTCTATTCTGTTGCAACAAAGCCTTTGTCTTCTTGCTGTCCTGGATTGTGCTGAAGGACAGGTTCATGGGAGTGAGG ATTGTCGCAGCAATAATGGCAATTACTGGCATTGTCATGATGGCATATGCGGATAATTTCCACGCTGATTCCATCATCGGTGTGGCATTTGCTGTAGGCTCAGCCTCCACATCTGCACTGTATAAG GTTCTGTTTAAGATGTTTCTGGGCAGTGCCAACTTCGGTGAAGCTGCACACTTTGTCTCCACCTTGGGGTTCTTCAATTTGATCTTTATCTCCTTTACTCCCATCATCCTGTATTTCACCAAGGTGGAGCACTGGTCCTCTTTTGCGGCACTGCCCTGGGGCTGCCTCTGTGGGATGGCGGGACTATGGCTAG CATTCAACATCCTGGTGAATGTTGGAGTAGTGCTGACATACCCAATCCTCATCTCCATTGGGACAGTGCTCAGCGTCCCTGGAAACGCAG CTGTGGATCTCCTGAAGCAAGAAGTAATATTCAATGTGGTCCGCCTGGCTGCCACCATCATCATCTGTATTGGGTTTCTCCTGATGCTACTGCCGGAGGAGTGGGATGAAATTACTCTGAGATTTATCAACAGCCTGAAGGAGAAGAAGAGCGAGGAGCATGTGGAGGACCTGACAGATGTCAGCGTGCACCTGAGGAGCAGAAGCAGGGTCAACGGGACAGTGTCCATACCGCTAGCTTGA